The following are encoded together in the Platichthys flesus chromosome 9, fPlaFle2.1, whole genome shotgun sequence genome:
- the nipa2 gene encoding magnesium transporter NIPA2 isoform X1 — MESNLTLNDGFSVCNITCGDGVWAAERCTVGNQLHCSVVNVTDRTNDTSSLTMGQDRGKFDFYIGLGLAVSSSIFIGGSFILKKKGLLRLARKGSMRAGQGGHAYLKEWLWWAGLLSMGAGEAANFAAYAFAPATLVTPLGALSVLVSAVLSSYFLTERLNLHGKLGCLLSILGSTTMVIHAPQEEEINSLEDMAKKLVDPAFFIFATLVIIVAVIFIFVVSPRHGQTNILVYITICSVIGALSVSCVKGLGIAIKEAIAGKPVAGNPLAWFLLLSLVACVSTQINYLNKALDIFNTSLVTPIYYVFFTMSVLTCSAILFKEWEHMGTGDVIGTLSGFLTIVVGIFLLHAFKDINVSLATLAVTMRKEEKAFPAANGLASHSTYELLHNESTEGAEDREMGLPFESVSRRNGAMTSSLDH; from the exons ATGGAGTCTAACCTCACATTAAATGATGGCTTTTCCGTTTGTAATATCACCTGTGGAGACG gtgtcTGGGCTGCAGAGAGGTGCACTGTGGGTAATCAGCTTCACTGTTCAGTGGTCAATGTGACGGACCGCACCAACGACACATCCAGCCTCACTATGGGTCAGGACAGGGGCAAGTTTGACTTCTACATCGGCCTGGGGTTGGCCGTCAGTTCCAGCATATTCATCGGAGGCAGCTTCATCCTCAAGAAGAAGGGGCTGCTGCGGCTGGCGAGGAAGGGGTCCATGCGGGCGG GCCAGGGGGGTCATGCATATCTAAAAGAGTGGCTATGGTGGGCTGGTTTATTATCAA TGGGGGCCGGTGAAGCTGCCAACTTTGCAGCCTACGCCTTCGCTCCTGCGACTCTGGTGACGCCACTGGGAGCCCTCAGTGTGCTTGTGAG TGCGGTGCTGTCATCCTACTTCCTCACGGAACGGCTCAACCTGCATGGGAAGCTCGGCTGCCTGCTCAGCATCCTGGGCTCCACCACCATGGTGATTCATGCGCCGCAGGAGGAAGAGATCAACAGCCTTGAGGACATGGCCAAGAAGCTGGTTGACCCAG cCTTTTTTATCTTTGCAACTCTTGTCATCATCGTTGCGGTCATCTTCATATTTGTTGTGAGTCCACGCCACGGGCAGACCAATATCCTGGTGTATATCACCATCTGCTCGGTTATCGGGGCACTATCAGTATCCTGTGTCAAAGGACTGGGCATCGCCATAAAGGAAGCGATCGCTGGGAAACCTGTTGCCGGAAACCCGCTAGCCTGGTTCCTGCTCCTGAGTCTGGTGGCCTGTGTGAGCACGCAGATCAACTACCTCAACAAGGCTCTGGACATATTCAACACGTCCCTGGTGACGCCCATCTATTACGTGTTCTTCACCATGTCCGTGCTAACCTGCTCCGCCATTCTTTTCAAGGAGTGGGAGCACATGGGCACAGGCGACGTGATCGGCACCCTCAGTGGCTTCCTCACGATCGTCGTGGGGATCTTCCTGCTCCATGCCTTCAAAGACATCAACGTCAGCCTGGCTACTCTCGCTGTGACaatgaggaaggaagagaaggcCTTTCCTGCAGCCAATGGCTTGGCCTCCCACAGCACCTATGAACTGCTACATAATGAGTCCACTGAGGGCGCGGAGGACAGAGAAATGGGTTTGCCTTTTGAAAGTGTCTCTAGAAGAAACGGGGCAATGACTTCCTCGTTGGATCACTGA
- the nipa2 gene encoding magnesium transporter NIPA2 isoform X2 gives MGQDRGKFDFYIGLGLAVSSSIFIGGSFILKKKGLLRLARKGSMRAGQGGHAYLKEWLWWAGLLSMGAGEAANFAAYAFAPATLVTPLGALSVLVSAVLSSYFLTERLNLHGKLGCLLSILGSTTMVIHAPQEEEINSLEDMAKKLVDPAFFIFATLVIIVAVIFIFVVSPRHGQTNILVYITICSVIGALSVSCVKGLGIAIKEAIAGKPVAGNPLAWFLLLSLVACVSTQINYLNKALDIFNTSLVTPIYYVFFTMSVLTCSAILFKEWEHMGTGDVIGTLSGFLTIVVGIFLLHAFKDINVSLATLAVTMRKEEKAFPAANGLASHSTYELLHNESTEGAEDREMGLPFESVSRRNGAMTSSLDH, from the exons ATGGGTCAGGACAGGGGCAAGTTTGACTTCTACATCGGCCTGGGGTTGGCCGTCAGTTCCAGCATATTCATCGGAGGCAGCTTCATCCTCAAGAAGAAGGGGCTGCTGCGGCTGGCGAGGAAGGGGTCCATGCGGGCGG GCCAGGGGGGTCATGCATATCTAAAAGAGTGGCTATGGTGGGCTGGTTTATTATCAA TGGGGGCCGGTGAAGCTGCCAACTTTGCAGCCTACGCCTTCGCTCCTGCGACTCTGGTGACGCCACTGGGAGCCCTCAGTGTGCTTGTGAG TGCGGTGCTGTCATCCTACTTCCTCACGGAACGGCTCAACCTGCATGGGAAGCTCGGCTGCCTGCTCAGCATCCTGGGCTCCACCACCATGGTGATTCATGCGCCGCAGGAGGAAGAGATCAACAGCCTTGAGGACATGGCCAAGAAGCTGGTTGACCCAG cCTTTTTTATCTTTGCAACTCTTGTCATCATCGTTGCGGTCATCTTCATATTTGTTGTGAGTCCACGCCACGGGCAGACCAATATCCTGGTGTATATCACCATCTGCTCGGTTATCGGGGCACTATCAGTATCCTGTGTCAAAGGACTGGGCATCGCCATAAAGGAAGCGATCGCTGGGAAACCTGTTGCCGGAAACCCGCTAGCCTGGTTCCTGCTCCTGAGTCTGGTGGCCTGTGTGAGCACGCAGATCAACTACCTCAACAAGGCTCTGGACATATTCAACACGTCCCTGGTGACGCCCATCTATTACGTGTTCTTCACCATGTCCGTGCTAACCTGCTCCGCCATTCTTTTCAAGGAGTGGGAGCACATGGGCACAGGCGACGTGATCGGCACCCTCAGTGGCTTCCTCACGATCGTCGTGGGGATCTTCCTGCTCCATGCCTTCAAAGACATCAACGTCAGCCTGGCTACTCTCGCTGTGACaatgaggaaggaagagaaggcCTTTCCTGCAGCCAATGGCTTGGCCTCCCACAGCACCTATGAACTGCTACATAATGAGTCCACTGAGGGCGCGGAGGACAGAGAAATGGGTTTGCCTTTTGAAAGTGTCTCTAGAAGAAACGGGGCAATGACTTCCTCGTTGGATCACTGA